The proteins below are encoded in one region of Ornithinimicrobium avium:
- a CDS encoding ATP-dependent DNA helicase UvrD2 codes for MAEGADTVLEGLDPEQREVAAHPSGPMAVLAGAGTGKTRAITHRIAFGVASGVYHPSRVLAVTFTARAAGEMRTRLRGLGVPHVQARTFHSAALRQLQFFWPQAVGGAPPDVVAQKVPAVVEAAGRLRLRLDRAALRDAAAEIEWSKVSMLTAQTYAAAARAGGRQAAGLDATAMARLIQVYGEVCDERHVIDFEDVLLLTVGLLDEHPRIAAQVHGQYRHFVVDEYQDVNPLQQKLLDLWVGERSDVCVVGDPAQSIYSFTGASADHLLSFSARHPGARTVRLVRNYRSTPQVIHLANLVLAGARRPDGPAGRSLAPSLELVAQRRDGPAPTLQRYDDDVAEAQGVAARVQDLLGSGVAASEIAVLFRTNGQSQALESALARSGVPYLVRGGERFFARAEVRSAVLLLRGAVRSDDGSSALGEVVRAVLAGAGWSPEPAEGSGATRERWESLQALVLLADDLARTTPAARAGDFVAELDRRAAEQHAPTVQGITLASLHSAKGLEWDVVLLVGCSDGLLPITLADTPERVEEERRLLYVGITRARERLELSWAGARTPGGRSSRQVSRFLAPAAAVLGEGAAAGARPTSEGRRARRRTAPRTPRTCRTCGSILDTAGERKVGRCANCPPTYDEATFEQLRAWRKERSAADGVPAFVVFTDATLVAIAETRPTDRSALQRISGVGERKIELYGDAVLEVFRPAAGDSSRAGRGRGE; via the coding sequence ATGGCAGAGGGCGCTGACACCGTCCTGGAGGGCCTGGACCCGGAGCAGCGCGAGGTGGCCGCGCACCCGAGCGGGCCCATGGCCGTGCTGGCGGGGGCCGGCACGGGCAAGACCCGCGCCATCACCCACCGGATCGCCTTCGGGGTGGCCAGCGGCGTCTACCACCCCTCGCGCGTGCTCGCCGTGACCTTCACCGCCCGTGCGGCAGGGGAGATGCGCACCCGGCTGCGCGGCCTGGGCGTGCCCCACGTCCAGGCGCGTACCTTCCACTCGGCGGCCTTGCGCCAGCTCCAGTTCTTCTGGCCGCAGGCGGTGGGCGGCGCGCCGCCCGACGTGGTCGCCCAGAAGGTCCCGGCGGTGGTCGAGGCCGCCGGCCGGCTGCGGCTGCGGCTCGACCGGGCGGCGCTGCGCGACGCGGCTGCTGAGATCGAGTGGTCCAAGGTCAGCATGCTGACCGCTCAGACGTACGCGGCCGCAGCGCGGGCCGGCGGACGTCAGGCGGCCGGCCTGGACGCGACAGCGATGGCCAGGCTCATCCAGGTCTACGGCGAGGTCTGCGACGAGCGGCACGTCATCGACTTCGAGGACGTGCTGCTGCTCACGGTGGGTCTGCTCGACGAGCACCCGCGCATTGCGGCGCAGGTCCACGGGCAGTACCGGCACTTCGTGGTCGACGAGTACCAGGACGTCAACCCCCTGCAGCAGAAGCTGCTGGACCTGTGGGTGGGCGAGCGTTCTGACGTCTGCGTCGTGGGGGACCCGGCCCAGTCGATCTACTCCTTCACGGGTGCATCCGCCGACCACCTGCTGTCTTTCTCCGCCCGGCACCCCGGAGCCCGTACCGTCCGGCTGGTCCGCAACTACCGCAGCACTCCCCAGGTCATCCACCTGGCCAACCTGGTACTGGCCGGAGCGCGTCGACCCGACGGGCCGGCCGGCCGCTCGCTCGCTCCGTCCCTCGAGCTCGTGGCCCAGCGGAGGGACGGTCCGGCGCCGACGCTGCAGCGCTACGACGACGACGTCGCTGAGGCGCAGGGAGTAGCGGCGAGGGTCCAGGACCTGCTCGGCTCGGGCGTCGCCGCGAGCGAGATCGCGGTGCTCTTCCGGACCAACGGGCAGTCGCAGGCGTTGGAGTCGGCGCTCGCTCGCTCCGGCGTGCCCTACCTGGTCCGCGGCGGAGAGCGGTTCTTCGCCCGCGCCGAGGTGCGCTCGGCCGTCCTGCTGCTGCGCGGCGCGGTGCGCAGCGACGACGGTTCCTCGGCGCTGGGTGAGGTGGTGCGTGCGGTGCTGGCCGGCGCCGGGTGGTCGCCGGAGCCGGCGGAGGGGAGCGGAGCCACCCGGGAGCGCTGGGAGAGCCTGCAGGCGCTCGTGCTCCTGGCCGACGACCTGGCGCGCACGACGCCTGCGGCGCGGGCCGGCGACTTCGTGGCAGAGCTGGACAGGAGGGCCGCCGAGCAGCACGCGCCGACGGTGCAGGGGATCACCCTGGCGTCCCTGCATTCGGCCAAGGGCCTGGAGTGGGACGTGGTCCTGCTTGTCGGATGCAGCGACGGGCTGCTCCCCATCACCCTCGCCGACACCCCGGAGCGGGTGGAGGAGGAGCGCCGGCTGCTCTACGTGGGCATCACCCGGGCACGGGAGCGCCTGGAGCTGAGCTGGGCGGGGGCACGGACACCGGGCGGCCGGTCCAGCCGTCAGGTCTCCCGGTTCCTGGCGCCGGCCGCCGCGGTGCTGGGTGAGGGGGCCGCGGCAGGAGCGAGGCCGACGTCCGAGGGGCGCCGTGCCCGTCGGCGCACGGCGCCGCGGACCCCACGGACGTGCCGCACCTGCGGGTCCATCCTGGACACCGCCGGCGAGCGCAAGGTGGGCCGGTGCGCGAACTGCCCCCCGACCTACGACGAGGCGACCTTCGAGCAGCTGCGCGCCTGGCGCAAGGAGCGGTCCGCCGCTGACGGGGTGCCCGCCTTCGTGGTCTTCACCGACGCCACGCTCGTCGCGATCGCCGAGACTCGGCCGACCGACCGGTCAGCGCTGCAACGCATCTCAGGGGTGGGGGAACGCAAGATCGAGCTGTATGGGGACGCCGTCCTCGAGGTGTTCCGGCCGGCCGCGGGCGACTCCTCGCGGGCCGGTCGCGGACGGGGCGAATAA
- a CDS encoding WhiB family transcriptional regulator — MLTRPVDRPDAGRGTPGGLPCQENEADLWFAELPSEVEQAKQLCEPCPIREACLRDALRRNEPWGVWGGQLLLRGVVVARKRPRGRPRKDEAAA, encoded by the coding sequence ATGCTCACCCGGCCCGTCGACCGACCCGATGCCGGCCGGGGCACCCCGGGCGGCCTGCCGTGCCAGGAGAACGAGGCGGACCTGTGGTTCGCCGAGCTCCCCTCCGAGGTGGAGCAGGCCAAGCAGCTGTGCGAGCCCTGCCCCATCCGGGAGGCCTGCCTGCGCGATGCCCTGCGCCGGAACGAGCCCTGGGGGGTGTGGGGCGGCCAGCTCCTGCTCCGCGGAGTCGTCGTGGCCCGCAAGAGGCCGCGGGGCCGTCCCCGCAAGGACGAGGCCGCGGCCTGA
- a CDS encoding zinc-dependent metalloprotease — translation MSEHPPVGRPDDEPDPLEALFGGPVPPQMREALESMGLGSLDPAQLQQMRAQMEMLMGGGDGADDGPVNTELAHDVARQVVSAAGDTTIGEATRRDVEQVVQVATLWLDQVTDFPPPVGRARALSRAEWVEATLPVWQRLTTPVAQGLQVAMSTAMQQQIGQLGQEGAPQIPGLPPGMNPAALMGQMEPMIRRMSGSMFGGQVGQAVGALAGETLSGTEVGIPLLGDESVAMLPANVAAFAEGLEVDAGEVHLYLAVREAARVRLFAAVAWLGPQLLTAVEDYARDIRINTDGIEEALRSADPQDPEAMQAALGDSLFSPEPSTAQQAALTRLETLLALVEGWVDVVTALAVGPHLPNADALAEAVRRRRATGGPAEKTFASLVGLELRPRRLRDAANLWSSLDSAGGKDARDEAWGHPDVAPTAADLDDPLGFAERRASGSESGLTISDEDIEALLSSADGQAPPDQGDGPDVGDGPGDGAAR, via the coding sequence ATGTCCGAGCACCCGCCCGTCGGCCGACCAGACGACGAGCCCGACCCGCTGGAGGCGCTCTTCGGCGGTCCGGTGCCGCCACAGATGAGGGAGGCCCTGGAGTCCATGGGGCTGGGCTCCCTGGACCCGGCGCAGCTCCAGCAGATGCGCGCCCAGATGGAGATGCTGATGGGGGGCGGTGACGGGGCCGACGACGGTCCCGTCAACACCGAGCTGGCGCACGACGTCGCCCGTCAGGTCGTCTCCGCGGCCGGCGACACCACCATCGGCGAGGCGACCCGCCGCGACGTCGAGCAGGTCGTGCAGGTCGCGACGCTCTGGCTGGACCAGGTCACCGACTTCCCGCCGCCGGTGGGACGGGCGCGGGCGCTCAGCCGCGCCGAGTGGGTCGAGGCCACCCTGCCGGTCTGGCAGCGCCTCACCACCCCCGTCGCGCAGGGGCTGCAGGTGGCCATGTCCACGGCCATGCAGCAGCAGATCGGCCAGCTGGGTCAGGAGGGCGCCCCCCAGATCCCCGGGCTGCCTCCGGGCATGAACCCAGCCGCGCTGATGGGACAGATGGAACCGATGATCCGCCGGATGAGCGGCTCGATGTTCGGCGGGCAGGTCGGTCAGGCGGTGGGCGCGCTGGCCGGCGAGACGCTGTCCGGCACGGAGGTCGGGATCCCGCTGCTCGGTGACGAGTCCGTCGCGATGCTGCCTGCCAACGTCGCCGCGTTCGCCGAGGGGCTCGAGGTCGACGCGGGCGAGGTGCACCTCTACCTCGCGGTCCGCGAGGCGGCGCGGGTGCGCCTGTTCGCCGCGGTCGCGTGGCTCGGGCCCCAGCTGCTCACCGCTGTCGAGGACTACGCCCGCGACATCCGGATCAACACCGACGGGATCGAGGAGGCGCTCCGCTCAGCCGACCCCCAGGACCCCGAGGCGATGCAGGCCGCGCTGGGCGACAGCCTGTTCTCGCCGGAGCCGAGCACCGCCCAGCAGGCGGCCCTGACCCGCCTGGAGACGCTCCTGGCGCTCGTCGAGGGATGGGTGGACGTCGTGACCGCGCTCGCGGTAGGCCCGCACCTGCCGAACGCCGACGCGCTGGCCGAGGCCGTCCGGCGTCGCCGGGCGACCGGCGGGCCCGCCGAGAAGACGTTCGCCTCGCTCGTGGGTCTCGAGCTTCGCCCCCGACGCCTACGCGACGCCGCCAACCTGTGGAGCTCCCTGGATTCGGCCGGTGGGAAAGACGCACGCGACGAGGCCTGGGGCCACCCGGACGTCGCGCCCACCGCAGCCGACCTGGACGACCCCCTCGGCTTCGCCGAGCGGCGGGCGTCCGGCTCCGAGAGCGGTCTGACCATCTCCGACGAAGACATCGAGGCGCTGCTGTCCTCCGCGGACGGACAGGCACCGCCTGACCAGGGTGACGGCCCCGACGTAGGCGACGGCCCCGGGGACGGCGCCGCGAGGTGA
- a CDS encoding NAD-dependent epimerase/dehydratase family protein, whose translation MSSTTSDAARRAGAGCPPRIALTRAAGGPASAVAGALVRRGHAVVGLDVRAGERGDVEWRPCDVAAPSVVRALDDVDLLVHLVDEHDLAAALREPAGTRRGRLLGEATALTTAAAAAGVPHLVLVTSAMVFGARPDNPVPLPEDAPLRTLDPEGSVADLVAVEEEVATLARLHPQLRVSVVRPAALVGGGADTIITRHFEAPRLLTLRGTSPAWTFCHVEDLGTALSQVAHGAMPSELTVSSPGWLSQHEVEELSGMRRVELAEPVARAAADRLHRLGVVPVPADDLAYVAHPWATEPVALLGHGWVPAHDNAACLAVLLAGGHGHHAVMARRVTARDAVGAAAAGAASAAVAVIATAALTRRRRPRG comes from the coding sequence GTGAGTTCCACGACCTCCGACGCAGCGCGCCGTGCGGGCGCGGGCTGCCCACCACGGATCGCACTGACCCGCGCCGCCGGCGGCCCGGCGTCGGCCGTTGCGGGAGCCCTGGTGCGGCGTGGTCACGCGGTCGTGGGCCTGGACGTGCGGGCGGGGGAGCGTGGGGACGTGGAGTGGCGGCCTTGCGACGTCGCCGCACCGTCGGTGGTGAGGGCGCTGGATGACGTGGACCTCCTCGTCCACCTCGTCGACGAGCACGACCTGGCAGCCGCGCTGCGGGAGCCCGCCGGGACCCGCCGGGGCAGACTGCTCGGCGAGGCCACCGCCCTGACCACGGCAGCCGCCGCCGCCGGCGTGCCGCACCTCGTGCTGGTCACCAGCGCCATGGTCTTCGGCGCGCGACCTGACAACCCCGTCCCGCTGCCCGAGGACGCCCCGCTGCGCACCCTCGACCCGGAGGGCTCGGTCGCCGACCTCGTGGCCGTGGAGGAGGAGGTCGCCACGCTGGCCCGGCTCCACCCGCAGCTTCGGGTCAGCGTGGTGCGGCCCGCCGCGCTCGTGGGGGGCGGGGCGGACACGATCATCACCAGACACTTCGAGGCGCCCCGACTGCTGACCCTGCGGGGCACCAGCCCCGCCTGGACTTTCTGCCATGTCGAGGACCTCGGCACGGCGCTCTCCCAGGTGGCGCACGGTGCCATGCCGAGCGAGCTGACGGTGTCCTCCCCGGGGTGGCTCTCGCAGCACGAGGTGGAGGAGCTCTCCGGGATGCGGCGCGTCGAGCTGGCCGAGCCCGTGGCCCGTGCGGCCGCGGACCGGCTGCACCGCCTCGGGGTGGTGCCGGTGCCCGCTGACGACCTGGCGTACGTGGCCCACCCCTGGGCCACCGAGCCGGTCGCGCTGCTCGGCCACGGGTGGGTTCCCGCGCATGACAACGCCGCCTGCCTGGCCGTCCTGCTGGCCGGCGGGCATGGTCACCACGCCGTGATGGCCCGTCGGGTCACCGCGCGGGACGCGGTGGGGGCGGCGGCCGCCGGAGCGGCCAGCGCCGCCGTGGCCGTCATCGCGACCGCAGCCCTGACCCGCCGCCGGCGCCCTCGTGGCTGA
- a CDS encoding molybdenum cofactor biosynthesis protein MoaE encodes MSSPSVVTDVRDSPLSVDEALRAVSHPRAGAVAIFVGTVREHDEGREGVTVLDYSAHPDAADRLAEIAATVSQGHQVHGVYAVHRTGSLRVGDLAVVCAVSAEHRAEAFEGGRRLIEVLKAQVPIWKRQQYVDGGHSWVGM; translated from the coding sequence GTGAGCAGTCCCTCCGTCGTGACCGATGTCCGCGACAGCCCGCTGTCCGTCGACGAGGCGCTCCGCGCCGTCAGCCATCCCCGTGCCGGCGCGGTGGCGATCTTCGTCGGGACCGTGCGCGAGCACGACGAGGGCAGGGAGGGCGTGACCGTCCTCGACTACAGCGCGCACCCGGACGCCGCCGACCGCCTCGCCGAGATCGCTGCGACCGTCTCCCAGGGCCACCAGGTCCACGGGGTGTATGCCGTGCACCGCACCGGTTCGCTGCGGGTCGGCGACCTGGCAGTCGTGTGCGCGGTCTCGGCGGAGCACCGGGCCGAAGCCTTCGAGGGTGGCCGCCGGCTGATCGAGGTGCTCAAGGCGCAGGTCCCGATCTGGAAGCGTCAGCAGTACGTGGACGGCGGGCACAGCTGGGTGGGGATGTGA
- a CDS encoding YlbL family protein produces the protein MSDGHHEGDTDPTTAPPHTGVGLRSGVALILVAVLMLAGAALSWIPVDKVIFRPGPVFNTLGTIDGSPIISVEDDLRTYPTGGDLYFTTVILDGSPGTKVTAWEWLTARFDPALSVYQRQDVFPSDVTAQQVREQNTELMEHSQEDAAVVGLRAAGITVPEEIVVAQVIADAPADGVLHVDDQILSVEGERPTDTETVRETLQDVQPGDSAAITVLRGGKKVDLEVPTKRDEQTGRTIVGVYLAPRYEMPYTVTIDAGNVGGPSAGLMFSLAVYDTITEGELTGGHAFAGTGTISGQGIVGPISGIPQKMYASERAGAELFLAPVDNCDEVAGAEPDGLTVVPVATFEEALGFVEQAAATDDVAALDLPTCEQVLDDGATSTDG, from the coding sequence GTGAGCGACGGACACCACGAGGGCGACACCGACCCGACGACCGCGCCGCCGCACACGGGCGTCGGCCTGCGCTCCGGCGTCGCGCTCATCCTCGTCGCGGTCCTGATGCTGGCCGGCGCGGCACTCAGCTGGATCCCGGTCGACAAGGTCATCTTCCGTCCCGGGCCGGTCTTCAACACGCTGGGGACCATCGACGGATCGCCGATCATCAGCGTCGAGGATGACCTGAGGACCTATCCCACCGGTGGTGACCTCTACTTCACCACCGTGATCCTGGACGGGAGCCCGGGCACCAAGGTGACCGCCTGGGAGTGGCTCACCGCGCGCTTCGACCCCGCACTCAGCGTCTACCAGCGCCAGGACGTCTTCCCCAGCGACGTCACGGCCCAGCAGGTGCGGGAGCAGAACACCGAGCTCATGGAGCACTCGCAGGAGGACGCCGCCGTGGTGGGCCTGCGCGCCGCGGGGATCACCGTCCCCGAGGAGATCGTCGTCGCACAGGTCATCGCCGACGCCCCCGCGGACGGGGTGCTGCACGTGGACGACCAGATCCTGTCCGTCGAGGGGGAGAGACCGACGGACACCGAGACGGTGCGCGAGACGCTGCAGGACGTTCAGCCGGGGGACAGCGCGGCGATCACGGTGCTGCGCGGAGGCAAGAAGGTCGACCTCGAGGTGCCCACCAAGCGCGACGAGCAGACCGGACGCACCATCGTGGGCGTCTACCTCGCGCCCCGCTACGAGATGCCCTACACGGTGACGATCGACGCCGGCAACGTCGGCGGCCCCAGCGCCGGGCTGATGTTCTCCCTCGCGGTCTACGACACCATCACCGAGGGTGAGCTCACCGGCGGGCACGCGTTCGCCGGCACCGGCACGATCAGCGGGCAGGGGATCGTCGGTCCGATCAGCGGCATCCCGCAGAAGATGTACGCCTCTGAGCGGGCCGGCGCCGAGCTCTTCCTCGCCCCCGTCGACAACTGCGACGAGGTGGCCGGCGCCGAGCCCGACGGGCTCACCGTGGTGCCGGTCGCGACCTTCGAGGAAGCACTGGGCTTCGTCGAGCAGGCGGCCGCCACCGACGACGTGGCCGCCCTGGACCTGCCGACCTGCGAGCAGGTCCTCGACGACGGCGCCACCAGCACCGACGGCTGA
- a CDS encoding PPA1309 family protein has product MGAVLSEKRPAVPPSALLTAAVDTERHVARLGWEQPPRVFALVRTALLREREPSLAGQLGDPGAETDGYTAVEQEGLPRTSDLESLLGRMAWPEDVDGAVIAVERVVVPPEAEQDLPPDPVAATDRLANHPQRKDVRLLAACLRDGEQLCLLRQRDHDSDDAVAVGRDIAPGLTHALAATLRD; this is encoded by the coding sequence ATGGGTGCTGTGCTCTCCGAGAAGCGTCCCGCCGTCCCGCCGTCCGCCCTGCTGACCGCCGCCGTCGACACCGAGCGGCACGTGGCCAGGCTCGGATGGGAGCAGCCACCCCGGGTGTTCGCGCTCGTGCGCACCGCGCTGCTGCGCGAGCGGGAGCCCTCGCTCGCCGGTCAGCTCGGCGACCCGGGCGCAGAGACCGACGGCTACACGGCGGTCGAGCAGGAGGGGCTGCCCAGGACCTCCGACCTGGAGTCCCTGCTCGGACGGATGGCCTGGCCGGAGGACGTGGACGGTGCCGTCATCGCCGTCGAACGGGTCGTCGTGCCCCCGGAGGCCGAGCAGGACCTGCCGCCGGACCCCGTCGCGGCCACCGACCGACTCGCCAACCACCCCCAGCGCAAGGACGTGCGGCTGCTCGCCGCCTGCCTGCGCGACGGGGAGCAGCTGTGCCTGCTGCGTCAGCGCGACCACGACAGCGACGACGCCGTCGCGGTCGGGCGGGACATCGCCCCAGGACTGACGCACGCCCTGGCGGCGACGCTGCGCGACTGA